In Tripterygium wilfordii isolate XIE 37 chromosome 23, ASM1340144v1, whole genome shotgun sequence, one genomic interval encodes:
- the LOC119993709 gene encoding probable protein S-acyltransferase 19 isoform X1: MVRKHGWQLPAHTFQVVAITVFCLLVVAFYAFFAPFLGGHIWEYALVGTYSPVALLVFILYVRCTAINPADPGIMSKFSSGGSNKPNKNHQLSAKELPRKFDDIGSGMQSSLSSVSKSAIAAANSGRKGSVREVGNAPAEAATRKSCSGVGGIFCALFVYEDCRKQEGMAEQQGTSEDAEDALYCTLCNAEVRKFSKHCRSCDKCVDGFDHHCRWLNNCVGYKNYVTFISLMATSLIWLLIEAGVGIAVFVRCFVNKKSMESEIIDKLGNGFSRAPFATVVAVCTAVSVLACVPLGELFFFHMILIRKGITTYEYVVAMRTMSEAPAGASVDEELPNFMYSPTGSTTTGMSGGSSLGLQYKGAWCTPPRVFVDYQDEVVPHLEPGMVPSTVDPDAASSAEKGHKLLKRPVRISAWKLAKLDSAEAMKAAAKARASSSVLRPVDNSRLPDTEFSSSGNMSIRSSISTEPGANKDVKNDLRLSPMRNSFAPSQGSRDEYETGTQSISSFSSPSHIHESVTLSPLPQAHGLGRFGAATSAPGFVPESQSAFKALLPNVNNSSSYPSIGFDEKITQKGNITDPLLLSAPATTLLRDVRRTSVVWDQEAGRYVSVPVSASETRNRSSLQIGLPTSGAETSAHSRRPILPVQEPSSSAPKAPVQKAEKLMYTGESIFFGGPLVPVRENQRNERASGLREGQERIAPQESRFRRDSASKQLPVFVPVGYEQNSAFGFNSK; the protein is encoded by the exons ATGGTGAGGAAACATGGATGGCAACTGCCAGCGCACACTTTTCAG GTTGTTGCAATTACGGTGTTTTGCTTACTAGTGGTGGCATTCTATGCTTTCTTTGCCCCTTTCCTTGGAGGCCATATCTGGGAGTATGCTTTGGTCGGTACTTACTCACCAGTG GCTCTCCTTGTTTTCATTCTTTACGTCCGGTGCACAGCAATAAACCCTGCAGATCCTGGCATCATGTCTAAGTTCAGTTCTGGTGGATCAAATAAGCCCAATAAGAATCATCAGTTATCAGCAAAGGAACTGCCTAGAAAATTTGATGACATTGGAAGTGGGATGCAATCTTCCCTATCATCAGTTTCTAAAAGCGCCATAGCCGCAGCCAATTCTGGTAGAAAAGGCTCTGTGAGAGAAGTTGGGAATGCACCAGCAGAAGCTGCAACCAGAAAATCATGTTCCGGCGTTGGGGGAATCTTCTGTGCATTGTTTGTTTATGAAGATTGCCGGAAACAGGAAGGGATGGCTGAGCAACAGGGCACTAGTGAAGATGCTGAAGATGCTTTATACTGCACATTGTGCAATGCTGAG GTGCGGAAATTCAGTAAACACTGCAGAAGTTGTGACAAATGTGTGGATGGTTTTGATCACCATTGCCGG TGGCTTAACAACTGTGTGGGGTACAAAAATTATGTCACTTTTATCTCTCTCATGGCTACAAGTCTCATTTGG CTTTTGATTGAAGCAGGAGTTGGTATTGCTGTATTTGTCCGTTGCTTTGTTAACAAGAAGAGCATGGAATCTGAAATTATTGACAAACTTGGAAATGGTTTCTCTCGTGCCCCATTTGCTACAGTTGTG GCTGTATGTACTGCAGTTTCCGTCCTGGCCTGTGTACCTCTGGGTgagctcttcttcttccacatGATATTGATTAGAAAG GGTATTACAACCTATGAGTATGTTGTGGCAATGAGGACAATGAGCGAGGCCCCTGCTGGGGCATCTGTGGATGAGGAGCTGCCAAATTTTATGTACTCTCCAACAGGATCTACGACCACTGGCATGAGTGGCGGGAGTTCTCTAGGTCTGCAGTACAAGGGAGCATGGTGTACCCCTCCAAGGGTTTTTGTGGATTATCAG GATGAAGTTGTACCTCACTTGGAGCCTGGAATGGTCCCATCAACTGTTGACCCGGATGCAGCTAGTTCGGCAGAGAAAGGCCACAAGTTACTCAAAAGGCCCGTTCGTATTAGTGCTTGGAAGCTTGCCAAATTGGATTCTGCAGAGGCTATGAAGGCAGCAGCCAAAGCTAGAGCTTCGTCTTCTGTTCTTAGGCCAGTTGATAACAGTCGTCTGCCAGATACTGAATTTAGCTCGAGTGGAAACATGAGTATCAGAAGTAGTATTAGCACTGAACCGGGGGCAAATAAGGATGTTAAAAATGATCTGAGGTTATCTCCAATGCGAAATTCTTTTGCTCCGAGTCAAGGTAGCCGGGATGAGTATGAAACAGGGACTCAAAGCATTAGTAGTTTTAGCAGTCCAAGCCATATACATGAGTCGGTCACTCTGAGCCCTCTACCGCAGGCACATGGTTTAGGTCGTTTTGGTGCTGCAACCTCTGCTCCTGGCTTTGTTCCTGAGTCTCAATCAGCTTTCAAGGCACTTCTACCTAATGTCAACAATTCGTCATCCTATCCTTCGATAGGTTTTGACGAAAAAATCACGCAAAAGGGGAATATCACTGATCCACTGCTGCTCTCAGCTCCAGCGACTACTCTTCTTAGAGATGTCAGGAGAACATCTGTTGTTTGGGACCAAGAAGCTGGGAGGTATGTCTCAGTTCCCGTGTCTGCATCAGAAACTAGGAACAGATCTTCTTTGCAAATAGGATTACCCACTTCTGGTGCTGAAACAAGTGCTCATAGTAGAAGACCTATCTTGCCAGTTCAAGAGCCTTCATCTTCAGCTCCAAAGGCTCCAGTTCAGAAAGCTGAGAAGCTGATGTACACCGGGGAGTCGATTTTCTTTGGCGGTCCGCTTGTCCCAGTTAGAGAGAATCAGAGAAATGAAAGAGCTTCAGGTTTAAGAGAGGGCCAAGAGAGGATAGCACCGCAGGAGTCTAGATTCAGAAGGGATTCAGCCTCAAAACAACTTCCTGTTTTTGTTCCTGTGGGTTATGAGCAGAATAGTGCATTTGGGTTTAACTCAAAgtag
- the LOC119993709 gene encoding probable protein S-acyltransferase 19 isoform X2: protein MSKFSSGGSNKPNKNHQLSAKELPRKFDDIGSGMQSSLSSVSKSAIAAANSGRKGSVREVGNAPAEAATRKSCSGVGGIFCALFVYEDCRKQEGMAEQQGTSEDAEDALYCTLCNAEVRKFSKHCRSCDKCVDGFDHHCRWLNNCVGYKNYVTFISLMATSLIWLLIEAGVGIAVFVRCFVNKKSMESEIIDKLGNGFSRAPFATVVAVCTAVSVLACVPLGELFFFHMILIRKGITTYEYVVAMRTMSEAPAGASVDEELPNFMYSPTGSTTTGMSGGSSLGLQYKGAWCTPPRVFVDYQDEVVPHLEPGMVPSTVDPDAASSAEKGHKLLKRPVRISAWKLAKLDSAEAMKAAAKARASSSVLRPVDNSRLPDTEFSSSGNMSIRSSISTEPGANKDVKNDLRLSPMRNSFAPSQGSRDEYETGTQSISSFSSPSHIHESVTLSPLPQAHGLGRFGAATSAPGFVPESQSAFKALLPNVNNSSSYPSIGFDEKITQKGNITDPLLLSAPATTLLRDVRRTSVVWDQEAGRYVSVPVSASETRNRSSLQIGLPTSGAETSAHSRRPILPVQEPSSSAPKAPVQKAEKLMYTGESIFFGGPLVPVRENQRNERASGLREGQERIAPQESRFRRDSASKQLPVFVPVGYEQNSAFGFNSK from the exons ATGTCTAAGTTCAGTTCTGGTGGATCAAATAAGCCCAATAAGAATCATCAGTTATCAGCAAAGGAACTGCCTAGAAAATTTGATGACATTGGAAGTGGGATGCAATCTTCCCTATCATCAGTTTCTAAAAGCGCCATAGCCGCAGCCAATTCTGGTAGAAAAGGCTCTGTGAGAGAAGTTGGGAATGCACCAGCAGAAGCTGCAACCAGAAAATCATGTTCCGGCGTTGGGGGAATCTTCTGTGCATTGTTTGTTTATGAAGATTGCCGGAAACAGGAAGGGATGGCTGAGCAACAGGGCACTAGTGAAGATGCTGAAGATGCTTTATACTGCACATTGTGCAATGCTGAG GTGCGGAAATTCAGTAAACACTGCAGAAGTTGTGACAAATGTGTGGATGGTTTTGATCACCATTGCCGG TGGCTTAACAACTGTGTGGGGTACAAAAATTATGTCACTTTTATCTCTCTCATGGCTACAAGTCTCATTTGG CTTTTGATTGAAGCAGGAGTTGGTATTGCTGTATTTGTCCGTTGCTTTGTTAACAAGAAGAGCATGGAATCTGAAATTATTGACAAACTTGGAAATGGTTTCTCTCGTGCCCCATTTGCTACAGTTGTG GCTGTATGTACTGCAGTTTCCGTCCTGGCCTGTGTACCTCTGGGTgagctcttcttcttccacatGATATTGATTAGAAAG GGTATTACAACCTATGAGTATGTTGTGGCAATGAGGACAATGAGCGAGGCCCCTGCTGGGGCATCTGTGGATGAGGAGCTGCCAAATTTTATGTACTCTCCAACAGGATCTACGACCACTGGCATGAGTGGCGGGAGTTCTCTAGGTCTGCAGTACAAGGGAGCATGGTGTACCCCTCCAAGGGTTTTTGTGGATTATCAG GATGAAGTTGTACCTCACTTGGAGCCTGGAATGGTCCCATCAACTGTTGACCCGGATGCAGCTAGTTCGGCAGAGAAAGGCCACAAGTTACTCAAAAGGCCCGTTCGTATTAGTGCTTGGAAGCTTGCCAAATTGGATTCTGCAGAGGCTATGAAGGCAGCAGCCAAAGCTAGAGCTTCGTCTTCTGTTCTTAGGCCAGTTGATAACAGTCGTCTGCCAGATACTGAATTTAGCTCGAGTGGAAACATGAGTATCAGAAGTAGTATTAGCACTGAACCGGGGGCAAATAAGGATGTTAAAAATGATCTGAGGTTATCTCCAATGCGAAATTCTTTTGCTCCGAGTCAAGGTAGCCGGGATGAGTATGAAACAGGGACTCAAAGCATTAGTAGTTTTAGCAGTCCAAGCCATATACATGAGTCGGTCACTCTGAGCCCTCTACCGCAGGCACATGGTTTAGGTCGTTTTGGTGCTGCAACCTCTGCTCCTGGCTTTGTTCCTGAGTCTCAATCAGCTTTCAAGGCACTTCTACCTAATGTCAACAATTCGTCATCCTATCCTTCGATAGGTTTTGACGAAAAAATCACGCAAAAGGGGAATATCACTGATCCACTGCTGCTCTCAGCTCCAGCGACTACTCTTCTTAGAGATGTCAGGAGAACATCTGTTGTTTGGGACCAAGAAGCTGGGAGGTATGTCTCAGTTCCCGTGTCTGCATCAGAAACTAGGAACAGATCTTCTTTGCAAATAGGATTACCCACTTCTGGTGCTGAAACAAGTGCTCATAGTAGAAGACCTATCTTGCCAGTTCAAGAGCCTTCATCTTCAGCTCCAAAGGCTCCAGTTCAGAAAGCTGAGAAGCTGATGTACACCGGGGAGTCGATTTTCTTTGGCGGTCCGCTTGTCCCAGTTAGAGAGAATCAGAGAAATGAAAGAGCTTCAGGTTTAAGAGAGGGCCAAGAGAGGATAGCACCGCAGGAGTCTAGATTCAGAAGGGATTCAGCCTCAAAACAACTTCCTGTTTTTGTTCCTGTGGGTTATGAGCAGAATAGTGCATTTGGGTTTAACTCAAAgtag